The proteins below are encoded in one region of Pelecanus crispus isolate bPelCri1 chromosome 4, bPelCri1.pri, whole genome shotgun sequence:
- the AGA gene encoding N(4)-(beta-N-acetylglucosaminyl)-L-asparaginase, protein MAAAAGRGGGWRRGQVAPLLLVVLQLAGPASAAAAALPVVINTWAFRKAAETAWRVLQSGGSELDAVERGCGQCEIDQCDGSVGYGGSPDESGETTLDAMIMDGNTMEVGAVADLRHVKNAVGVARKVIEYTKHTLLVGESASLFAVRMGFPYEDLTTQKSLSVYSEWLNQNCQPNYWKNVVPDSSKSCGPYKQPEKVTYKEEQTISQRSVQNHDTIGMVVIGGSGTVASGTSTNGAVHKIPGRVGDSPIAGAGSYADSTAGGAAATGDGDIMMRFLPSYQAVEYMRMGIDPTVACQKVISRIQKYAPNFFGAVICANTTGSYGAACNKIPGFTQFHFMVSSPLLSQPTEQVVDCI, encoded by the exons atggcagcggcggcgggacgcggcgggggctggcggcggggccaGGTCGCGCCTCTCTTGCTCGTCGTGCTGCAGCTGGCGGGCCCCGCCtcagccgcagccgcagccctCCCTGTAGTCATCAACACCTGGGCGTTTAGGAAGGCCGCAGAGACAG CTTGGAGAGTATTACAGTCAGGAGGTTCTGAGCTGGATGCGGTTGAGAGAGGATGTGGTCAGTGTGAGATTGACCAATGCGATGGGAGTGTGGGATATGGAGGAAGCCCAGATGAAAGTGGCGAAACAACACTGGACGCAATGATTATGGATGG CAACACTATGGAAGTTGGGGCAGTTGCGGATCTCAGACATGTAAAAAATGCAGTTGGCGTAGCACGAAAGGTCATTGAATACACTAAGCATACATTATTAGTGGGAGAGTCAG cCTCCCTGTTTGCTGTAAGAATGGGGTTTCCATATGAAGATTTAACTACCCAAAAATCTCTTTCGGTGTATTCAGAGTGGCTTAATCAAAACTGTCAGCCAAACTACTGGAAG AATGTGGTACCAGACTCTTCAAAATCCTGTGGACCATACAAACAGCCTGAAAAAGTAACTTATAAAGAAGAgcagaccatctcacaaagaaGTGTTCAAAATCACGATACTATTG GTATGGTTGTAATTGGTGGCAGCGGAACCGTTGCTTCTGGGACATCTACTAATGGTGCAGTCCACAAAATTCCAGG CCGTGTAGGAGATTCTCCGATAGCTGGAGCAGGATCCTATGCAGATAGTACGGCCGGAGGAGCTGCAGCTACTGGGGATGGTGACATCATGATGCGCTTCTTACCCAG ttatCAAGCTGTGGAGTATATGAGGATGGGAATAGATCCAACAGTAGCCTGTCAGAAAGTTATTTCCAGAATCCAGAAGTATGCTCCAAACTTCTTCGGTGCTGTTATATGTGCCAATACAACTGGAAGTTATG gTGCTGCATGTAATAAAATTCCAGGATTCACTCAGTTTCACTTCATGGTTTCTAGCCCTTTGCTAAGTCAGCCAACTGAGCAAGTAGTagattgcatttaa